A region from the Thalassophryne amazonica chromosome 2, fThaAma1.1, whole genome shotgun sequence genome encodes:
- the rras2 gene encoding ras-related protein R-Ras2 isoform X2, with translation MREQYMRTGEGFLLVFSVTDRGSFEEIYKFQRQILRVKDRDEFPMILVGNKADLELQRQVSQEEGQQLARQLKVTYMEASAKIRMNVDQAFHELVRVIRKFQEQECPPSPEPTRKEKDKSGCHCVIV, from the exons ATGAGAGAACAATACATGAGGACAGGGGAGGGCTTCCTACTAGTCTTCTCAGTCACTGACAGAGGGAG CTTTGAAGAAATCTACAAATTCCAAAGACAAATTCTACGCGTCAAAGACAGAGATGAGTTTCCGATGATCCTTGTAGGAAACAAAGCAGATCTGGAGCTCCAGAGACAA GTATCCCAGGAAGAGGGCCAGCAGCTGGCCAGACAACTAAAGGTCACATATATGGAGGCATCAGCAAAGATCCGCATGAACGTAGACCAGGCTTTCCATGAGTTGGTCAGAGTAATTAG GAAATTCCAAGAACAGGAATGTCCACCATCGCCGGAACCTACgagaaaagaaaaagacaaaagcGGCTGCCATTGTGTGATTGTCTGA